One Staphylococcus simiae genomic region harbors:
- the smpB gene encoding SsrA-binding protein SmpB yields MAKKKSPGTLAENRKARHDYNIEDTIEAGIVLQGTEIKSIRRGSANLKDSYAQVKNGEIYLNNMHIAPYEEGNRFNHDPLRSRKLLLHKREILKLGEETREVGYSIVPLKLYLKHGHCKVLLGVARGKKKYDKRQALKEKAVKRDMARDMKARY; encoded by the coding sequence ATGGCTAAAAAGAAATCACCAGGTACGTTAGCTGAAAATCGTAAAGCAAGACATGATTATAATATTGAAGATACGATTGAAGCGGGTATTGTGCTACAAGGTACTGAGATTAAATCCATACGACGTGGTAGTGCCAACCTTAAAGATAGCTATGCCCAAGTAAAAAATGGTGAAATTTATTTAAATAATATGCATATAGCACCGTATGAAGAGGGCAATCGTTTTAATCACGATCCTCTTCGTTCTAGAAAATTGTTATTGCATAAAAGAGAGATACTCAAGCTTGGCGAAGAGACACGTGAAGTTGGCTATTCAATTGTTCCGTTGAAGTTATATTTAAAGCATGGACATTGTAAAGTGTTATTAGGTGTCGCTAGAGGTAAGAAGAAATATGACAAACGTCAGGCCTTGAAAGAAAAAGCTGTCAAACGTGATATGGCACGTGATATGAAAGCCCGTTATTAA
- a CDS encoding IS1182 family transposase: MYKDYNMTQLTLPMETSVKIPQNDISRYVNDIVESIPDKEFDEFKHYRGATSYHPRMMLKIILYAYTQSVYSGRKIERLLNDSLRMMWLSQNQSPSYKTINRFRVNPKTDALIESLFIQFHSQCLKQNLIDDQAIFIDGTKVEADANRYTFVWKKSILNYESDMNENSKIIYQELVKDKIIPEIIEDKDTDLSKEDVDLIGSHLDKEIEDLNQQIDNETQPELRKQIRKKRTEIKKVKKKFDDYSERKMKYKEQKAILQDRNSYSKTDHDATFMRMKEDHMKNGQLKPGYNLQIATNSQFVLSYNVYQNPTDTRTLIPFLTLINETYGYLPEYIVADAGYGSEQNYMSIIDDFNRTPLITYGMFIKDKTKKFKSDIFNTQNWDYDEINDEFICPNQKRLGFKRYAYRNDKYGFKRDFKLYECDDCSDCPLKHQCMKSKSKTNKKIMKNYNWEYFKSQINQKLSEPETKKIYSQRKIDVEPVFGFMKAILGFTRMSVRGLDKVKRELGFVLMAVNIRKIAAQRAVYFKIKNEKDNFYQFSIEIVFFLLKPRT; the protein is encoded by the coding sequence ATGTATAAAGATTATAACATGACTCAACTTACACTACCAATGGAAACTTCAGTAAAAATTCCTCAAAATGATATTTCAAGATACGTTAATGACATTGTTGAAAGTATACCAGATAAAGAATTCGATGAATTCAAACATTACCGTGGTGCGACTTCTTACCATCCAAGAATGATGTTGAAAATTATTCTATATGCCTATACACAATCTGTATATTCTGGAAGAAAAATTGAAAGACTGCTCAATGATAGTCTTCGTATGATGTGGTTATCTCAAAACCAATCACCTTCGTATAAGACAATTAATCGTTTCAGAGTTAATCCTAAAACGGATGCTTTAATCGAATCTTTATTTATCCAATTTCATAGTCAGTGTCTAAAACAAAACCTTATTGATGATCAAGCTATTTTTATCGATGGAACCAAAGTAGAAGCTGATGCCAATCGATATACATTCGTATGGAAGAAAAGTATTTTAAACTATGAATCAGATATGAACGAAAATTCAAAAATAATCTATCAAGAATTGGTAAAAGACAAAATTATACCAGAGATTATAGAAGATAAAGATACTGATTTATCAAAAGAAGATGTTGATTTAATCGGTAGCCATTTGGATAAAGAAATCGAAGATTTAAATCAACAAATTGACAATGAAACACAACCAGAACTAAGAAAGCAAATTCGTAAAAAAAGAACAGAAATTAAAAAAGTTAAAAAGAAATTTGATGATTATTCTGAACGAAAAATGAAATATAAAGAGCAAAAAGCAATTCTTCAAGACCGCAATAGTTATTCTAAAACAGATCATGATGCTACCTTTATGAGAATGAAAGAAGATCATATGAAAAATGGACAACTTAAACCAGGATACAATTTACAAATAGCGACAAATTCACAATTTGTTTTATCATATAATGTCTACCAAAATCCAACAGATACTAGAACTTTAATACCATTTTTAACTTTGATTAACGAAACCTACGGTTATTTACCTGAGTATATCGTCGCTGATGCTGGTTATGGTAGTGAACAAAATTATATGTCTATCATAGATGATTTTAATAGAACACCTTTAATTACGTATGGAATGTTTATTAAAGATAAAACTAAAAAATTTAAAAGTGACATTTTTAATACTCAGAATTGGGATTATGATGAAATTAACGATGAATTTATTTGTCCAAATCAAAAACGATTAGGTTTTAAACGATATGCTTACCGTAACGATAAATATGGATTTAAAAGAGACTTTAAATTATATGAATGTGATGATTGTTCGGACTGTCCACTCAAACATCAATGTATGAAATCCAAGTCAAAAACAAATAAAAAAATAATGAAAAATTATAATTGGGAGTATTTTAAATCTCAAATTAATCAAAAGCTTTCTGAGCCAGAGACGAAAAAAATCTATAGTCAAAGAAAAATTGACGTAGAACCTGTTTTTGGATTCATGAAGGCTATTTTGGGGTTCACTAGAATGTCGGTTCGAGGGCTCGATAAGGTTAAACGTGAACTTGGATTTGTGCTAATGGCAGTTAACATAAGGAAAATAGCAGCTCAACGAGCTGTATATTTCAAAATTAAAAACGAAAAAGACAATTTCTATCAATTTTCAATAGAAATTGTCTTTTTTTTACTTAAACCTAGAACTTAA
- a CDS encoding DUF5067 domain-containing protein — protein sequence MKKALIILFGSLLLLSACNNKENDSTDSSKSSDTTKSTDTSKSSKVDDNKVQFKNDTLVLKKAVLKIKNVFLVNDKDSKNKHKLLAFEYEVKSKANDKAITATNVWIASLNATQDSKDTVNNLELGSTPSTGKFESWRTHSHDAIKKGGTAKGIITYQLQNDKEVTLTATQGIVGKKLGSKKIDISKLKTVDYSISDDIQKETNNN from the coding sequence ATGAAAAAAGCCTTAATTATTTTATTTGGAAGTTTATTGTTATTAAGTGCTTGTAACAACAAAGAGAACGATAGCACCGATTCCTCAAAAAGTTCTGACACTACGAAATCTACAGATACTTCAAAATCATCTAAAGTTGATGATAATAAAGTACAATTTAAAAATGATACTTTAGTTCTTAAGAAAGCAGTTCTTAAAATTAAAAATGTCTTTTTAGTCAATGATAAAGATTCTAAAAACAAACATAAATTATTAGCATTTGAATATGAAGTAAAAAGCAAAGCTAATGATAAGGCTATTACAGCTACGAATGTATGGATAGCATCATTAAATGCAACTCAAGATAGTAAAGATACAGTTAATAATTTAGAACTAGGTTCAACACCAAGCACTGGAAAATTTGAAAGTTGGCGAACACATAGTCACGATGCTATTAAAAAAGGTGGTACTGCCAAAGGTATAATCACCTATCAACTTCAGAATGATAAAGAAGTTACACTTACCGCAACACAAGGTATAGTTGGCAAAAAACTAGGCAGTAAAAAGATTGATATATCCAAATTAAAAACAGTAGATTATTCTATATCAGACGATATCCAAAAAGAAACGAATAATAACTAA
- the eno gene encoding surface-displayed alpha-enolase — translation MPIITDVYAREVLDSRGNPTVEVEVLTESGAFGRALVPSGASTGEHEAVELRDGDKSRYLGKGVTKAVENVNDIIAPEIVEGEFSVLDQVSIDKMMIALDGTSNKGKLGANAILGVSIAVARAAADLLGQPLYKYLGGFNGKQLPVPMMNIVNGGSHSDAPIAFQEFMILPVGAKSFKESLRWGAEIFHNLKSILSKRGLETAVGDEGGFAPKFEGTEDAVETIMQAIEAAGYKPGEEVYLGFDCASSEFYEDGVYDYSKFEGEHGAKRSAAEQVDYLEQLVNKYPIISIEDGMDENDWDGWKQLTERIGDRVQLVGDDLFVTNTEILSRGIENGIGNSILIKVNQIGTLTETFDAIEMAQKAGYTAVVSHRSGETEDTTIADIAVATNAGQIKTGSLSRTDRIAKYNQLLRIEDELFETAKFDGIKSFYNLDK, via the coding sequence ATGCCAATTATTACAGATGTTTACGCTCGCGAAGTCTTAGACTCTCGTGGTAACCCAACTGTTGAAGTTGAAGTTTTAACTGAAAGTGGCGCTTTCGGCCGTGCATTAGTACCATCAGGTGCTTCTACAGGTGAACATGAAGCGGTTGAATTACGTGACGGAGATAAATCACGTTACTTAGGTAAAGGTGTAACTAAAGCTGTTGAAAATGTTAACGACATTATCGCACCTGAAATTGTAGAAGGTGAATTCTCAGTTTTAGATCAAGTATCAATCGACAAAATGATGATCGCTTTAGACGGTACATCAAATAAAGGTAAATTAGGTGCTAACGCTATTTTAGGTGTATCAATCGCCGTAGCTCGTGCAGCAGCTGATTTATTAGGTCAACCACTTTATAAATATTTAGGTGGATTCAATGGTAAACAATTACCAGTTCCAATGATGAACATCGTTAACGGTGGTTCTCATTCAGACGCTCCAATCGCGTTCCAAGAGTTCATGATTTTACCAGTTGGTGCTAAATCATTTAAAGAATCATTACGTTGGGGTGCTGAAATCTTCCACAACTTAAAATCAATTTTAAGTAAACGTGGTTTAGAAACTGCAGTAGGTGACGAAGGTGGTTTCGCTCCTAAATTTGAAGGTACTGAAGACGCAGTAGAAACAATTATGCAAGCAATCGAAGCTGCTGGTTATAAACCAGGCGAAGAAGTATACTTAGGTTTCGACTGTGCTTCATCAGAATTCTACGAAGATGGTGTTTATGACTACAGTAAATTCGAAGGTGAACATGGTGCTAAACGTTCAGCTGCTGAACAAGTTGACTACTTAGAACAATTAGTAAACAAATACCCAATCATTTCTATTGAAGACGGTATGGACGAAAACGACTGGGATGGTTGGAAACAACTTACAGAACGTATCGGTGACCGTGTACAATTAGTTGGTGATGATTTATTCGTAACTAACACTGAAATCTTATCAAGAGGTATTGAAAACGGTATTGGTAACTCAATCCTAATCAAAGTTAACCAAATTGGTACATTAACTGAAACATTTGATGCTATCGAAATGGCTCAAAAAGCTGGTTACACAGCAGTAGTTTCTCACCGTTCTGGTGAAACTGAAGATACAACAATTGCTGATATCGCAGTTGCTACAAATGCAGGACAAATCAAAACTGGTTCATTATCACGTACTGACCGTATTGCAAAATACAATCAATTATTACGTATCGAAGATGAATTATTTGAAACTGCTAAATTTGACGGTATCAAATCTTTCTACAATTTAGATAAATAA
- a CDS encoding alpha/beta hydrolase, with the protein MQIKLPKPFFFEEGPRAVLLLHGFTGNSSDVRQLGRFLQKKGYTSYAPQYEGHAAPPEEILQSSPFVWFKDALDGYDYLVNQGYEDIVVAGLSLGGDFALKLSLNRDVKGIVTMCAPMGGKTEGAIYEGFLEYARNFKKYEGKDQQTIDQEMEHFKPTETLKELSNTLNDIKEHVDEVLDPIFVVQAEQDDMIDPQSANYIYEHVDSDDKSIKWYANSGHVITIDKEKEQVFEDIYQFLESLDWSK; encoded by the coding sequence ATGCAAATTAAATTACCTAAGCCATTCTTTTTTGAAGAAGGACCTCGTGCAGTATTATTATTGCATGGTTTTACAGGGAACTCATCAGATGTTAGACAATTAGGTCGCTTTTTACAGAAGAAAGGTTACACGTCATATGCACCACAATATGAAGGTCATGCTGCACCACCTGAAGAAATATTACAATCAAGCCCATTCGTGTGGTTTAAGGATGCACTTGATGGCTATGATTACTTAGTAAATCAAGGATACGAAGACATTGTAGTCGCAGGTTTATCATTAGGCGGAGATTTTGCTTTAAAATTAAGCTTAAATCGTGATGTAAAGGGTATTGTAACGATGTGTGCACCAATGGGTGGTAAAACTGAAGGTGCAATTTATGAAGGTTTTCTAGAATATGCGCGCAATTTCAAAAAATATGAAGGTAAAGATCAACAAACAATCGATCAAGAAATGGAACATTTCAAACCAACTGAAACATTAAAAGAATTAAGCAATACACTTAATGACATTAAAGAACATGTTGATGAAGTACTTGATCCTATTTTTGTAGTGCAAGCAGAACAAGACGATATGATTGATCCACAATCCGCAAATTATATATATGAACATGTCGATTCTGATGATAAATCAATAAAATGGTATGCCAATTCAGGTCATGTCATTACTATTGATAAAGAAAAAGAACAGGTATTTGAAGACATTTATCAATTTTTAGAATCATTAGATTGGTCAAAATAA
- the istB gene encoding IS21-like element helper ATPase IstB — MNNITNYQRLKDNLSYLKMNQMITHLDEVIDFSITNDLSFIDTLIKLSDYEIAVKEKNMIESMVKVAAFPFKKELCDFDFSFQPNVNKQEIVDFTHLRFIENHQNIVFLGPSGVGKTHLATSIGMSAAKKRVSTYFIKCHDLIQNLKKSQLENRLENRLKHYSKYKLLIIDEIGYLPIDSEDAKLFFQLIDLRYEKKSTIFTTNINFNLWNEIFEDPKIANAILDRILHHSNVIKITGKSYRLKDHFVKVEKTE; from the coding sequence ATGAATAATATTACTAACTACCAACGTTTAAAAGATAATCTGTCATATCTAAAAATGAATCAAATGATTACTCATTTAGATGAAGTGATAGATTTTAGTATCACTAACGATTTATCATTTATTGATACTTTAATTAAATTGAGTGATTATGAAATCGCAGTTAAAGAAAAGAATATGATTGAATCAATGGTTAAGGTAGCAGCATTCCCTTTTAAAAAGGAACTGTGCGACTTTGACTTTTCATTCCAACCTAACGTCAATAAACAAGAAATCGTAGATTTTACTCATTTACGATTTATAGAAAACCATCAGAATATTGTCTTTTTAGGTCCAAGTGGTGTAGGTAAAACCCATTTAGCTACATCAATTGGTATGTCAGCAGCGAAAAAAAGAGTAAGTACGTATTTCATTAAATGTCATGATTTAATACAAAATTTGAAAAAATCTCAATTAGAGAATCGGTTAGAAAATAGACTCAAGCACTATAGTAAATATAAATTACTAATTATTGATGAAATAGGCTATTTACCTATTGATAGTGAAGATGCCAAACTCTTTTTCCAACTGATTGATTTAAGATATGAGAAGAAAAGTACCATTTTTACTACAAATATTAATTTCAATTTATGGAATGAAATATTTGAAGACCCTAAAATAGCTAATGCCATTTTAGATCGCATATTACATCACTCAAATGTCATAAAAATAACTGGGAAGTCTTATCGGTTAAAAGACCATTTTGTGAAAGTTGAAAAGACAGAATGA
- the ltrA gene encoding group II intron reverse transcriptase/maturase, producing MYRESPSMMELVVRENNIQKAIKKVKKNNGAPGIDGMRVSELTSHFAKYFPQIKQKLLDGTYKPQAVRKVEIPKSNGKKRVLGIPVARDRVIQQAIKQVIEPSIDRTFSKHSHGFRPNRSTGTALKECATYYEEGYLVAVDCDLKQCFDMLNHDKLMYLFERHVQDKAISKFIRRSLQVGAIDLNGNYRSREIGAPQGGVISPLLCNIYLHELDNELEKRGHRFVRYADDFVIFVRTKRAGQRVMESVTKFIEKDLKLIVNSEKSKVGSITRLKFLSCLMTKVNGTYRFRPTMEARRNLKRTLRRLTKRNRPGTFKEIISEINQVTRGWINYFGKGFITGFVTKLQSWLNRRIRQLILKRWKRIKTKYKMLRKYGLDHKSAMKIANSRKKYWRLSSTHEVHRALTTKRLYKWGLEPLTQLAETAYARY from the coding sequence ATGTATCGTGAGTCTCCATCTATGATGGAGCTTGTTGTAAGAGAGAATAATATACAAAAAGCAATTAAGAAAGTGAAGAAAAACAACGGTGCACCTGGCATCGATGGCATGCGAGTAAGTGAATTAACATCACATTTCGCAAAATACTTTCCACAAATTAAACAAAAACTGCTTGATGGCACGTATAAGCCACAAGCAGTAAGAAAGGTTGAAATACCTAAATCAAATGGGAAAAAGCGCGTGCTTGGAATCCCTGTCGCAAGAGACAGAGTTATCCAACAAGCCATTAAACAAGTCATTGAACCTAGTATCGACCGTACTTTCTCAAAACACAGTCATGGCTTTAGACCGAATCGTAGTACAGGAACTGCACTTAAAGAATGTGCAACATACTATGAAGAAGGTTACTTAGTTGCAGTTGATTGTGATTTAAAACAGTGCTTTGATATGTTGAACCATGATAAATTAATGTATCTATTTGAACGACATGTTCAAGATAAAGCCATTTCTAAATTTATTCGTAGAAGCCTACAGGTTGGTGCAATCGACCTCAATGGTAATTATCGAAGTAGAGAAATAGGTGCACCGCAAGGTGGTGTTATTTCCCCGTTACTTTGTAATATTTATCTTCACGAATTAGATAATGAATTGGAGAAACGTGGTCATCGCTTTGTTCGTTATGCAGATGACTTCGTCATCTTTGTACGTACAAAACGAGCGGGTCAACGTGTCATGGAAAGTGTGACAAAGTTTATCGAAAAAGACCTTAAACTTATTGTAAATAGTGAAAAGAGCAAGGTAGGTTCTATCACACGTTTAAAGTTCTTGAGTTGTCTAATGACCAAAGTAAATGGCACTTATCGTTTCAGACCGACTATGGAAGCAAGAAGAAATTTAAAACGCACCTTAAGACGTCTAACGAAACGAAATAGACCAGGTACCTTTAAAGAGATTATATCAGAAATTAATCAAGTAACACGAGGGTGGATAAATTACTTTGGTAAAGGATTTATTACAGGTTTTGTAACGAAGTTACAATCATGGTTAAACCGACGCATTAGACAACTAATCCTCAAAAGATGGAAAAGAATAAAAACCAAATATAAGATGTTACGTAAGTATGGACTTGACCATAAGAGTGCAATGAAAATTGCCAATTCAAGAAAGAAATACTGGCGCTTATCATCAACGCATGAAGTTCATCGTGCACTTACAACAAAACGTCTCTACAAGTGGGGGTTAGAACCATTAACCCAACTCGCAGAGACGGCTTACGCAAGATATTGA
- the secG gene encoding preprotein translocase subunit SecG has product MHTFIITLLIIDCIALITVVLLQEGKSNGLSGAISGGAEQLFGKQKQRGVDLFLNRLTIILSILFFVLMICVSYLGM; this is encoded by the coding sequence ATGCATACATTTATCATCACATTATTAATCATTGATTGTATTGCATTAATAACTGTAGTCTTACTCCAAGAAGGTAAAAGTAATGGACTTTCAGGTGCTATCAGTGGTGGCGCAGAACAGTTATTCGGTAAACAAAAACAACGTGGCGTCGATTTATTCTTAAATAGATTAACAATTATTTTATCAATTTTATTTTTTGTACTTATGATTTGCGTAAGTTATCTTGGTATGTAA
- the istA gene encoding IS21 family transposase produces the protein MKLSLDINTDYEVTTLSDLPKLKIVMESLNMKINKSEIARQMNVDRRTIDKYLNGFKPSVNRKKQSKIDPYYDLIKELLSEECEQKFFYKRVLWQYLKDNHGLNCAYSTFRTYIRKHDLFNNYFKKGRQKSTPVGTTRFETKPGCQAQFDWKEDIRFKTKDHQEVSLNIGVLLLSYSRFKIMQVTMSKSLDVLLNLMVQAFESIEGVPEELVTDNMKTVMSQPRTETFSGQVNPKFKQFADDFNFKVKPCIAGRPRTKGKVESIMKILDEIHAYQGQLYLHEIPQFIDELNDRLNYSVHNGTGKIPIIEVKKEKSFLQPLPNVHVRNSYKVEHKYLKVNRSNMITYRSNQYSVPAEYYGKTVEVQVYDQRLFVYYNTKLIVEHPITHHKLNYQQQHYLETLAVSYGDHDDINQLALDNLKTIGEMYDE, from the coding sequence ATGAAATTATCTTTAGATATAAATACAGATTATGAAGTTACAACTCTTTCAGATTTACCAAAATTAAAAATTGTTATGGAGAGCTTAAACATGAAAATTAATAAAAGTGAAATCGCAAGACAAATGAATGTAGATCGAAGAACAATAGATAAATATTTAAATGGCTTTAAACCTTCGGTTAATCGAAAAAAACAATCTAAAATTGATCCCTATTATGATTTAATAAAAGAATTGTTGTCTGAAGAATGTGAACAGAAATTCTTTTATAAACGCGTGTTATGGCAATACCTTAAAGATAATCATGGTCTAAATTGTGCGTATTCCACATTTAGAACATATATAAGAAAACATGATTTATTCAATAATTATTTTAAAAAAGGACGACAAAAGTCAACGCCTGTTGGAACAACTAGATTTGAAACAAAACCAGGTTGCCAAGCTCAATTTGATTGGAAGGAAGATATAAGATTTAAAACGAAGGATCATCAAGAGGTATCTTTAAATATTGGTGTTTTACTCCTGTCATATTCACGCTTCAAAATTATGCAAGTTACGATGAGTAAATCATTAGATGTATTACTTAATTTAATGGTTCAAGCTTTTGAATCTATTGAAGGTGTTCCAGAGGAACTTGTTACAGATAATATGAAAACAGTGATGAGTCAACCTAGGACTGAAACGTTTAGTGGACAAGTTAATCCTAAATTCAAACAATTCGCTGATGATTTTAATTTTAAAGTGAAGCCGTGTATAGCTGGTCGTCCTAGAACGAAAGGTAAAGTTGAATCCATTATGAAAATATTAGATGAAATTCATGCCTATCAAGGACAATTATACTTACATGAAATTCCACAATTTATTGACGAATTAAATGATCGTTTGAATTACTCAGTGCATAATGGGACAGGAAAAATACCAATTATTGAAGTAAAAAAAGAAAAGAGCTTCTTACAGCCATTACCCAATGTCCATGTAAGAAACTCATATAAAGTAGAACATAAATATTTGAAAGTCAATCGTTCGAATATGATTACATATCGCTCCAATCAGTACTCAGTTCCTGCTGAATACTATGGAAAAACGGTTGAAGTTCAAGTTTATGATCAACGTTTGTTTGTTTATTATAACACCAAATTAATCGTTGAGCATCCTATTACCCATCATAAATTAAATTATCAGCAACAACACTATTTAGAAACGCTAGCTGTCTCCTATGGAGACCATGATGATATTAATCAGCTGGCCTTAGATAATTTAAAAACGATAGGAGAGATGTATGATGAATAA
- the rnr gene encoding ribonuclease R: MNLKQSIEDIINKPDYQPMSVSDFQDALGLSSADSFRDLIKVLVELEQTGLIERTKTDRYQRKQSGKAASKLVKGTLSQNKKGFAFLRPEDDDMEDIFIPPTKINRAMDGDTVIVEVHNSKGEHKGKIEGEVKSIEKHSVTQVVGTYSEARHFGFVIPDDKRIMQDIFIPKGQSLGAVDGHKVLVQITKYADGTDNPEGHVSAILGHKNDPGVDILSIIYQHGIDIEFPDNVLKEAEAVPDDITADEITGRHDLRDELTITIDGADAKDLDDAISVKKLANGNTQLTVSIADVSYYVTEDSALDKEAYDRATSVYLVDRVIPMIPHRLSNGICSLNPNVDRLTLSCRMEINERGDVVNHDIFDSVIHSDYRMTYDAVNQIITEQDPKVREQYKEITPMLDLAQELSQRLVHMRRRRGEIDFDISEAKVLVNHEGIPTDVQVRQRGEGERLIESFMLIANEIVAEHFSKLDVPFIYRVHEQPKSERLRQFFDFITNFGVMVKGTGEDIHPSTLQKIQEEVEGRPEQMVISTMMLRSMQQAHYDDVNLGHFGLSAEYYTHFTSPIRRYPDLTVHRLIRKYLIDKSMDDKSLHHWEEKLPELAEHTSKRERRAIEAERDTDELKKAEYMVQHIGDEFEGIVSSVANFGMFIELPNTIEGMVHMSNMTDDYYHFDERQMALIGERQAKVFRIGDTVKVKVTHVDVDERQIDFQIVGMPLPKNNRSERPARGKTIQAKTRGKSLDKEKSGDKGKGRQAKGKQRKGKNQRHKDKQGKDNHKPFYKAKSVKKKARKKKK, translated from the coding sequence ATGAATTTAAAGCAATCAATAGAAGACATAATTAACAAACCAGATTATCAACCCATGTCTGTGTCAGATTTTCAAGATGCCTTAGGTTTAAGTAGTGCTGACTCATTTAGAGATTTAATTAAGGTGCTAGTTGAACTAGAACAAACAGGTTTAATAGAACGTACTAAAACAGATAGATATCAGCGTAAACAATCAGGTAAAGCTGCATCTAAATTGGTTAAAGGTACACTTAGTCAAAATAAAAAAGGCTTTGCATTTTTAAGACCTGAAGACGATGATATGGAAGATATTTTTATACCACCTACTAAAATCAATAGAGCCATGGATGGAGACACTGTCATTGTTGAAGTTCATAATTCTAAAGGTGAACATAAAGGGAAAATAGAAGGTGAAGTTAAATCCATTGAAAAGCATTCTGTAACGCAAGTCGTTGGTACGTATAGTGAAGCACGACATTTTGGCTTTGTTATTCCTGATGACAAACGTATCATGCAAGATATCTTTATTCCTAAAGGCCAAAGTTTAGGTGCAGTAGATGGACATAAAGTATTAGTACAAATTACTAAATATGCAGATGGTACAGATAATCCAGAAGGACATGTTTCTGCAATTTTAGGACATAAAAACGATCCAGGTGTTGATATTTTATCTATTATTTATCAACATGGTATCGACATAGAATTCCCTGATAATGTCCTCAAAGAAGCTGAAGCAGTTCCAGATGACATAACAGCTGATGAAATAACAGGCAGACATGATTTACGTGATGAATTAACAATTACTATCGATGGTGCAGATGCTAAAGATTTAGACGATGCGATTAGTGTTAAGAAATTAGCGAATGGTAATACGCAATTAACTGTTAGTATTGCTGATGTCAGTTATTATGTCACAGAAGATTCAGCATTGGATAAAGAAGCATATGATAGAGCTACAAGTGTTTACTTAGTTGACCGTGTTATTCCAATGATTCCACATCGATTAAGTAATGGTATTTGTTCATTAAATCCTAATGTCGATCGTTTAACACTTAGTTGCCGTATGGAAATTAATGAACGTGGCGATGTAGTGAATCATGACATTTTTGATAGTGTCATTCATTCGGATTATCGTATGACTTATGATGCTGTTAATCAAATTATTACGGAACAAGATCCTAAAGTACGAGAGCAATATAAAGAAATCACACCAATGTTGGATTTAGCACAAGAGTTATCACAACGTCTAGTTCATATGAGAAGACGTCGTGGTGAAATTGATTTTGATATTAGTGAAGCAAAAGTGCTTGTTAACCATGAAGGTATCCCAACTGATGTTCAAGTACGCCAGCGTGGTGAAGGTGAAAGACTGATTGAATCCTTTATGCTTATTGCTAATGAAATAGTCGCTGAACATTTTAGTAAACTAGATGTACCATTTATTTATCGTGTCCATGAACAACCTAAATCTGAACGTCTAAGACAATTCTTTGATTTTATTACTAATTTTGGTGTAATGGTTAAAGGTACTGGTGAAGACATTCATCCATCTACTTTACAAAAAATTCAAGAAGAAGTTGAAGGTCGACCTGAACAAATGGTTATTTCAACGATGATGTTACGTTCTATGCAACAAGCGCATTATGATGATGTAAACTTAGGACATTTTGGTTTATCAGCTGAATATTATACACATTTCACGTCTCCAATTAGACGTTATCCTGATTTAACAGTACATCGTTTAATACGTAAATATTTAATTGACAAATCAATGGATGACAAGTCGTTACATCATTGGGAAGAAAAGTTACCTGAACTAGCAGAACATACATCTAAACGCGAACGTCGTGCAATTGAAGCTGAACGTGATACAGATGAGCTTAAAAAAGCTGAATATATGGTTCAACATATTGGTGATGAATTTGAAGGTATAGTGAGTTCTGTAGCCAATTTTGGTATGTTTATTGAATTACCTAATACCATTGAAGGTATGGTCCATATGTCTAATATGACAGACGATTATTACCATTTCGATGAACGACAAATGGCGTTAATTGGCGAAAGACAAGCTAAAGTCTTTCGTATTGGTGATACTGTCAAAGTAAAAGTAACGCATGTAGACGTAGATGAACGACAAATTGATTTCCAAATCGTTGGTATGCCATTACCTAAGAATAATCGCTCAGAACGACCAGCACGTGGTAAAACCATTCAAGCTAAGACACGTGGTAAGTCTCTAGATAAAGAAAAATCTGGTGATAAAGGCAAAGGTCGTCAAGCTAAAGGTAAACAACGTAAAGGTAAAAATCAACGTCATAAAGACAAACAAGGCAAAGATAATCACAAACCATTTTATAAAGCTAAAAGTGTTAAAAAGAAAGCACGAAAGAAGAAAAAATAA